A single region of the Fusarium fujikuroi IMI 58289 draft genome, chromosome FFUJ_chr05 genome encodes:
- a CDS encoding related to serine/threonine-specific kinase KSP1 yields the protein MECLKDKFVGGALLKGRYQTISPLNHGSFGMVFKAQDLVTNEPVAIKCLTKRSACPDADSDFAIDEKSEEQALHSRLGTHRNIVNLIDSFETDSHIYLVLEFCGQGDLYEAIRKGHGPLETEHVRQFMIELIDAVDYMHSKGVYHRDIKPENIFLTQDGAMKLGDFGLATTEKWSYEMTVGSDRYMAPEQFDSAGAGYSPAEADIWAIGICLLNILFSRNPFTTPTEADPLFLDYSRDKQSLFDVFPSMSQDTYEVLVQCMNLDPRRRSLEGAREALLRVVTFTTDDEDDDEYCGAESPNVATANREPLRTPSIQSPAVDTGAFPWAKALHGTTHLGRQLSVIPDDESYTEELFPKSEATTTDWCSANMQTPMSSVYDSHLGASMKSLAIKPTARFNRSSATAGSLPINMAKPMPAMSMVFGRRQETVSKSWSDMWDEDEEEEEMEQQRQMLQELNARTWSQESKEEKKVVEEEEQAMKVDTAQPESEPASHTHDIKGDVDDDLVADGFFFQEAPTPKPQQITITPHYSQSPMSKPKSSLDKWAALGERRRGQTAALDSIKSVDFSKPRRHNFGFGYNKSYEAGVWDHSNYHHKFGAAKERSNSKECPWNKGRDWNWRRDRRTDLGDVEWVGGW from the coding sequence ATGGAATGCCTCAAGGACAAGTTCGTTGGCGGGGCCCTTCTCAAGGGACGTTATCAGACCATCTCCCCTCTCAATCATGGATCTTTTGGTATGGTGTTTAAGGCCCAGGATCTTGTAACCAATGAGCCTGTTGCTATCAAGTGCCTCACCAAGAGAAGTGCCTGCCCCGATGCCGATTCCGATTTTGCTATCGATGAGAAGTCGGAGGAACAGGCCCTCCACAGCCGCCTCGGAACCCACAGAAACATCGTCAACCTCATTGATTCGTTCGAGACCGATTCTCACATCTATCTTGTCCTCGAGTTTTGTGGTCAGGGCGATCTTTACGAAGCAATCCGAAAAGGTCACGGTCCTCTCGAGACGGAGCATGTTCGCCAATTCATGATCGAGCTCATCGATGCCGTTGATTACATGCACTCTAAGGGAGTCTACCATCGCGATATCAAGCCCGAGAACATCTTCCTCACCCAGGATGGTGCCATGAAGCTTGGCGATTTCGGTCTGGCAACTACAGAGAAGTGGTCTTACGAGATGACTGTTGGCAGTGATCGTTACATGGCTCCTGAACAGTTCGACTCGGCCGGCGCCGGGTACTCGCCTGCCGAAGCGGATATTTGGGCCATTGGTATctgccttctcaacatcctttTCTCTCGCAACCCTTTCACCACCCCTACCGAGGCTGATCCTCTGTTCCTCGACTACTCTCGGGACAAGCAGTCCTTGTTCGACGTCTTCCCCTCCATGTCTCAGGACACGTATGAGGTCCTCGTGCAGTGCATGAACCTTGACCCCAGGCGACGCTCACTGGAGGGTGCCCGTGAAGCTCTGCTCCGCGTGGTCACTTTCACCaccgatgacgaggatgatgatgagtacTGTGGTGCCGAGTCCCCCAACGTGGCCACCGCCAACCGCGAGCCCCTCCGTACCCCATCAATTCAGTCTCCCGCCGTCGATACCGGTGCTTTTCCCTGGGCCAAGGCTCTCCATGGTACCACTCATCTTGGTCGCCAACTCAGTGTCATCCCCGATGACGAGAGCTACACCGAGGAGCTGTTCCCTAAGTCAGAGGCGACTACCACCGACTGGTGCTCTGCCAACATGCAGACCCCCATGTCGTCTGTTTACGACTCTCACCTGGGCGCATCCATGAAGTCTCTTGCCATCAAGCCCACTGCCCGATTCAATCGATCTTCGGCAACTGCTGGCTCCCTCCCaatcaacatggccaagccAATGCCAGCTATGTCCATGGTCTTTGGTCGACGCCAGGAAACTGTGTCTAAGAGCTGGAGTGACATGtgggacgaggatgaggaagaggaggaaatggAACAACAGCGACAGATGCTCCAGGAGCTCAATGCCAGGACTTGGAGCCAGGAGAgtaaggaggagaagaaggtagtggaggaggaggaacagGCCATGAAGGTCGACACTGCACAGCCTGAGTCCGAGCCGGCGTCGCACACTCACGACATCAAGGGTGATGTGGATGATGACTTGGTCGctgatggcttcttcttccaggaAGCCCCAACCCCCAAGCCTCAACAAATCACCATCACTCCTCATTACTCGCAGTCGCCCATGAGCAAACCGAAAAGTTCTCTGGACAAATGGGCGGCATTGGGTGAGCGACGCCGCGGTCAAACCGCTGCTTTGGATTCTATTAAGTCGGTGGACTTTTCTAAGCCACGACGACACAATTTTGGTTTTGGATACAACAAATCTTATGAAGCGGGCGTTTGGGATCATTCTAATTATCACCACAAATTTGGGGCCGCTAAAGAACGGTCTAACAGCAAGGAATGTCCCTGGAACAAGGGCAGAGATTGGAACTGGCGTCGGGATCGACGCACCGATCTTGGAGACGTTGAGTGGGTTGGAGGTTGGTAA